One Fusobacterium ulcerans DNA segment encodes these proteins:
- a CDS encoding bifunctional dihydroorotate dehydrogenase B NAD binding subunit/NADPH-dependent glutamate synthase, with product MYKIVEKKWLTPIICYMDVEAPDLAASAQPGQFLIIKTDAKGERIPLTICDYDRKKGTVAIVFQVLGESTKKMGEFEKGEYFADVVGPLGQPSELIHTDMEELKKKKYLFVAGGVGTAPVYPQVKWMKENGIDADVIIGTRSRDTLIFEDGMKSVSGNLYVCTDDGTYGRKGMVTDVIDDLLKEGKHYDHAIVIGPMIMMKFASKKCRENNIPNTVSLNPLMVDGTGMCGACRVTIEGRVKFACVDGPEFDGDQVNFDEAMRRQNMYKTEEGRNILMIEDGETHHNPSCPNHEIVVDKKKRVPVREQEPDIRNKNFEEVCYGYNMEEAQAEASRCINCKNPLCVQGCPVSIDIPAFIKKIKEGDMAGAGRIIAEYSNLPAVCGRVCPQETQCEGKCILGIKGEPVSIGKLERFVGDWVIANGIEYEIKEKNNKKVAVIGGGPAGLTAAGDLAKMGYDVTIYEALHKLGGVLSYGIPEFRLPKEKVVDKEIENLYKLGVKVVTNAVVGRTFTIDELLDRKGFSAVFIGSGAGLPRFMNIPGENYNGVISANEFLTRVNLMRANKSDYATPIKIGKRVIVVGGGNVAMDAARTAKRLGADTTVVYRRGEAELPARREEVEHAKEEGIKFHFLVSPTEVVGDEKGWVKEIKCIRMELGEPDESGRAKFSPIENSEFIIEAETVIMSLGTSPNPLIASTTENLKVNRWKGIEAEEETGRTSREGVFAGGDAVTGAATVILAMEAGKKAAAEIDNYLKNK from the coding sequence ATGTATAAAATAGTAGAAAAGAAATGGCTTACACCAATCATCTGTTATATGGATGTAGAAGCACCTGATCTGGCAGCATCAGCTCAGCCGGGGCAGTTTCTTATCATTAAGACAGATGCTAAGGGGGAACGTATCCCTTTGACTATATGCGACTATGACAGGAAAAAAGGAACAGTAGCTATTGTTTTTCAAGTGCTTGGAGAGAGTACTAAGAAAATGGGAGAATTTGAAAAGGGAGAATATTTTGCTGATGTAGTAGGTCCTCTTGGACAGCCAAGCGAGCTTATACATACAGATATGGAAGAGCTGAAAAAGAAAAAATATCTCTTTGTAGCTGGGGGAGTAGGAACAGCTCCAGTATACCCACAAGTAAAATGGATGAAAGAAAATGGTATAGATGCTGATGTAATAATTGGTACAAGAAGCAGAGATACTTTAATATTTGAAGATGGAATGAAATCTGTATCAGGTAATCTCTATGTATGTACAGATGATGGAACATATGGGAGAAAAGGAATGGTTACAGATGTAATAGACGACCTTTTAAAAGAAGGAAAGCATTATGATCATGCTATTGTAATCGGACCTATGATAATGATGAAGTTTGCATCTAAAAAATGCAGAGAAAATAATATTCCAAATACAGTAAGTCTAAATCCTTTAATGGTAGATGGAACTGGAATGTGTGGTGCATGCAGAGTAACAATAGAGGGAAGAGTCAAATTTGCCTGTGTAGATGGACCGGAATTTGATGGAGATCAAGTAAACTTTGATGAAGCAATGAGAAGACAGAATATGTATAAGACAGAAGAGGGAAGAAATATTCTCATGATAGAAGATGGAGAAACTCATCACAACCCTTCTTGTCCTAATCATGAAATAGTAGTGGATAAAAAGAAAAGAGTACCTGTGAGAGAGCAGGAACCTGATATAAGAAACAAGAACTTTGAAGAAGTATGTTACGGATATAACATGGAGGAGGCTCAGGCAGAAGCTTCAAGATGCATCAACTGTAAAAATCCTCTATGTGTGCAGGGATGTCCTGTATCAATAGATATACCAGCTTTTATTAAAAAGATAAAAGAAGGAGATATGGCAGGAGCAGGAAGAATAATAGCTGAATACTCAAATCTTCCAGCAGTATGTGGAAGAGTATGTCCACAGGAAACTCAATGTGAAGGAAAATGTATACTAGGAATAAAAGGTGAGCCTGTATCTATTGGTAAATTAGAGAGATTCGTAGGAGACTGGGTAATAGCCAATGGAATAGAATATGAGATAAAAGAAAAGAATAACAAGAAAGTTGCAGTCATAGGAGGAGGACCAGCAGGACTTACAGCAGCAGGAGACTTGGCTAAGATGGGATATGATGTAACTATTTATGAAGCGCTTCACAAACTGGGAGGAGTATTAAGCTATGGGATTCCAGAGTTCAGACTTCCAAAGGAAAAAGTAGTGGATAAGGAAATAGAAAATCTGTATAAGCTGGGAGTAAAAGTAGTAACTAATGCTGTAGTAGGAAGAACTTTTACAATAGATGAACTCTTGGACAGAAAGGGATTCTCAGCAGTATTCATAGGAAGCGGAGCAGGACTCCCAAGATTTATGAATATCCCCGGAGAAAACTATAATGGGGTAATATCAGCAAATGAATTTTTAACAAGGGTAAACCTTATGAGAGCTAATAAATCTGATTATGCAACACCTATAAAAATAGGTAAGAGAGTAATAGTAGTAGGTGGAGGAAACGTTGCTATGGATGCTGCCAGAACTGCTAAGAGGCTGGGAGCAGATACAACAGTAGTCTACAGAAGAGGAGAAGCAGAACTACCAGCTAGAAGAGAAGAGGTAGAACATGCTAAAGAAGAGGGAATTAAATTCCATTTTCTAGTATCACCTACAGAAGTAGTTGGAGATGAAAAAGGCTGGGTAAAAGAGATCAAATGTATAAGAATGGAGCTTGGAGAACCAGATGAAAGTGGTAGAGCAAAATTCTCACCAATAGAGAACAGCGAATTTATAATAGAAGCAGAAACAGTAATAATGTCACTGGGAACATCACCAAATCCACTTATAGCTTCAACAACAGAAAACCTTAAAGTCAATAGATGGAAGGGAATAGAAGCAGAAGAGGAAACTGGAAGGACTTCAAGAGAGGGAGTATTTGCAGGGGGAGATGCAGTAACAGGAGCAGCTACAGTAATACTTGCAATGGAAGCAGGAAAGAAAGCAGCAGCAGAAATAGATAATTATTTGAAAAATAAATAA
- the zupT gene encoding zinc transporter ZupT: MFEDVAATRALILSFLAGMSTLLGAFIIFLTNKKSEKLVTISLGFAGGVMISVSFTDLMPNANILLAAYAGDKMGVVLGVIFLLIGVLLAAMLDKFVPHENEPHGDGKQHENLFRVGFVSTLAIGLHNFPEGIATFMAGYENMTLGISIALAIAMHNIPEGISVAMPIYFATGSKMKAFKYTFLSGIAEPIGATLAFLILKPYINDLTLGMIFGVISGIMLYIAIEELLPSSRQYGYTKEALIATFAGIILMPLTHVI; this comes from the coding sequence ATGTTTGAAGATGTAGCAGCGACAAGAGCATTGATTTTATCTTTCTTAGCTGGAATGTCAACACTGCTTGGGGCTTTCATAATATTTTTAACTAACAAAAAAAGTGAAAAACTGGTAACTATTTCATTAGGATTTGCTGGGGGAGTTATGATAAGTGTATCTTTTACTGATCTTATGCCTAATGCAAATATTCTTTTAGCAGCATATGCTGGAGACAAAATGGGCGTAGTTTTGGGAGTCATATTCCTTCTTATAGGAGTGCTATTGGCAGCTATGCTGGATAAATTTGTTCCCCATGAAAATGAACCTCATGGAGATGGAAAACAGCATGAAAATCTTTTCAGAGTTGGGTTTGTATCTACTCTGGCAATAGGGCTTCATAACTTTCCAGAAGGAATAGCAACATTTATGGCTGGTTATGAAAATATGACTTTAGGTATCTCTATTGCTTTGGCTATAGCTATGCACAATATTCCAGAGGGAATCTCTGTAGCTATGCCTATTTATTTTGCTACTGGAAGCAAGATGAAAGCTTTTAAGTATACTTTTTTATCAGGAATAGCAGAGCCGATTGGAGCTACTTTAGCTTTCCTAATATTAAAGCCTTATATTAATGATCTTACTCTAGGAATGATATTTGGAGTTATTTCAGGAATTATGCTTTACATAGCTATTGAAGAACTTCTTCCAAGTTCTAGACAGTATGGGTACACTAAAGAAGCATTAATAGCTACTTTTGCAGGTATTATTTTAATGCCTTTAACTCATGTAATATAA
- a CDS encoding pyridoxamine kinase: protein MDNIVKKVAAIHDLSGYGRSSLTSIIPILSSMKLQVCPVPTAVLSTHTGGFEGFSFLDLTDYMEQHIAHWKKLGLEFDCIYSGFLGSPRQIKIVADFVDFFGHKNNLTVIDPVLGDNGRLYGTMGNEMVEEMKKLIGKADIITPNFTEVTFLLDKEYKKEISESEVKEWLIELAAMGPKIVIATSVPDEDSHSTDRKTNVVAYDRENNVFWKVSCKYIPASYPGTGDAYTSVVIGSLLQGDSLPIAIERGVQFITQCILASYGFKYPNREGVLLERMLDVLKMPTISSSYELLKND from the coding sequence ATGGATAATATAGTAAAAAAAGTAGCAGCTATTCATGATCTTTCTGGTTATGGAAGATCTTCATTAACAAGTATTATACCCATACTTTCAAGCATGAAATTACAGGTATGTCCTGTTCCAACAGCAGTACTTTCTACTCATACTGGAGGATTTGAAGGATTTAGCTTCCTTGATCTTACTGATTACATGGAACAGCATATAGCTCACTGGAAAAAGCTAGGACTTGAATTTGATTGTATATACTCTGGATTCTTAGGGTCTCCTAGACAAATAAAAATAGTAGCTGACTTTGTAGATTTCTTTGGACATAAAAATAATCTTACTGTTATAGATCCAGTACTAGGAGATAATGGAAGACTTTATGGAACAATGGGAAACGAGATGGTAGAGGAAATGAAAAAGCTAATTGGAAAGGCTGATATAATCACTCCTAACTTTACAGAGGTTACTTTTCTTTTAGATAAGGAATACAAAAAAGAAATAAGTGAATCTGAAGTGAAAGAATGGCTTATTGAGCTGGCAGCTATGGGACCAAAAATAGTAATAGCTACAAGTGTTCCTGATGAAGATTCTCATTCTACTGACAGAAAAACAAATGTTGTAGCTTATGACAGAGAAAATAATGTTTTCTGGAAAGTAAGCTGTAAATATATTCCTGCTTCTTATCCAGGTACTGGAGATGCTTATACAAGCGTTGTTATAGGAAGCCTTCTGCAAGGAGACAGTCTTCCTATTGCTATAGAAAGAGGAGTTCAGTTCATTACTCAATGTATACTGGCAAGTTATGGATTCAAATATCCAAACAGAGAAGGGGTTCTTCTTGAGAGAATGCTTGATGTTTTAAAGATGCCAACTATTTCAAGCAGCTATGAACTTTTAAAAAATGATTAA
- a CDS encoding pentapeptide repeat-containing protein, translated as MLEQDILKAIEEEISVCGEYYQESIANMNLKRIDFENSIFQECKFENCDFTNSSFSHVEMTKCSFKNCKFISSYWNSSTVTDCNGDGCDFNQSIFKNIDINKSSFFYANYSNSLWVSMNIRDSFFNYGFLSEIKMKKIKLDNVNFSNTDFFKTPLKGIDFSSCIIENIRVSDNYSELRGMQLSITQTMDIALIIGIKIK; from the coding sequence ATGCTGGAGCAGGATATACTTAAAGCTATTGAAGAGGAAATTTCAGTTTGTGGAGAATATTACCAAGAGTCTATTGCTAATATGAATCTAAAAAGAATCGATTTTGAAAATAGCATATTTCAAGAATGTAAATTTGAAAATTGTGATTTTACAAATTCTTCTTTTTCTCATGTAGAGATGACTAAATGCAGTTTTAAAAATTGTAAATTTATTTCATCTTATTGGAACTCAAGCACTGTTACTGACTGTAATGGTGATGGATGTGATTTTAACCAAAGTATATTTAAAAATATTGATATAAACAAAAGCTCTTTTTTCTATGCTAACTATTCCAACTCTCTTTGGGTGAGTATGAATATCAGAGATAGTTTCTTTAATTATGGCTTCCTCTCTGAAATAAAAATGAAAAAAATCAAATTAGACAATGTAAATTTTTCTAATACAGACTTTTTTAAGACTCCTTTGAAGGGAATTGATTTTTCTAGCTGTATTATAGAAAATATAAGAGTATCAGATAATTACAGTGAATTACGAGGCATGCAGCTCAGTATAACTCAAACTATGGACATAGCTCTGATTATTGGAATAAAGATAAAATAA
- the nifJ gene encoding pyruvate:ferredoxin (flavodoxin) oxidoreductase, whose translation MVKKMQTMDGNQAAAYASYAFTEVAGIYPITPSSPMAEYTDEWASKGMKNIFGVPVKVVEMQSEAGAAGTVHGSLQAGALTTTYTASQGLLLKIPNMYKIAGELLPGVIHVSARALSAQALSIFGDHQDIYAARQTGFAMLATNSVQEVMDLAGVAHLAAIKTRIPFMHFFDGFRTSHEIQKVEVIDYEVFKNLIDMNEVQAFRERALNPEHPVTRGTAENDDIYFQAREAQNKFYDAVPDVVAHYMAEISKATGRDYKPFNYYGAPDAERIIIAMGSICPISEETIDYLNAKGEKVGIVSVHLFRPFSEKYFFDVFPKTVKKIAVLDRTKEPGSVGEPLLQDIQSIFYGKENAPVIVGGRYGLSSKDTTPAQVVAVFENLKLDQPKNKFTVGIVDDVTFTSLEVGAPISVTSPDVKECLFFGLGADGTVGANKNSIKIIGDKTDLYAQGYFAYDSKKSGGVTRSHLRFGKTPIKASYLISNPSFVACSVPAYLHLYDMTSGIRKGGSFLINCIWSPEEAVKEIPAKVKKDLAKNGARLFIINATALAEEIGLGQRTNTIMQAAFFKLADIIPFEEAQQYMKDYAKKSYAKKGDDIVQMNYSAIDKGAEGLIEVPVDPAWADLDVTCDCSGHEHENCCCGTCSSEMTKTEKFVERIAKPVNAIKGYDLPVSAFDGYEDGTFENGTSAFEKRGIAVHVPVWIAENCIQCNQCSYVCPHAVLRPFLMTAEEKAASPVELKTIKPIGKGLEGFEYRMQVSALDCTGCGSCANTCPAKEKALVMKPIADSLEAGEDRKAGYLFNNVEYRSDLMSKDTVKGSQFAQPLFEFHGACPGCGETPYLKAITQLFGDRMMIANATGCSSIYSGSAPATPYTTNKNGHGPSWASSLFEDNAEFGMGMHVAVEAMRDRLQNIMEVNMDKVPAEVAELFKEWIENRSSAAKTQEVSAKIIAALEGKDCEICKEILSLKQYLIKKSQWIFGGDGWAYDIGYGGVDHVLASNEDINIVVLDTEVYSNTGGQASKSTPTGAIAKFAAAGKSVKKKDLAAIAMSYGHIYVAQVCMGANQQQYLKALKEAEAYNGPSLIIAYAPCINHGLKKGMSKVQNEMKLATECGYWPIFRYNPTLEAEGKNPLQIDSKEPNWDKYEEYLLGEVRYATLSKANPAHAKELFELNKFEAQRRWRQYNRLASMDFASEKK comes from the coding sequence ATGGTTAAAAAAATGCAGACTATGGACGGTAACCAAGCTGCTGCGTACGCTTCATATGCGTTCACAGAAGTAGCTGGAATCTACCCAATCACTCCATCATCTCCAATGGCAGAATACACAGATGAATGGGCTTCAAAAGGAATGAAAAATATTTTCGGAGTACCAGTAAAAGTAGTAGAAATGCAATCTGAAGCAGGAGCTGCTGGAACTGTACACGGGTCTTTACAAGCAGGAGCACTAACAACAACTTATACTGCTTCTCAAGGATTATTATTAAAAATACCTAACATGTATAAAATAGCTGGAGAACTTCTTCCAGGAGTTATCCATGTATCAGCAAGAGCACTATCTGCTCAAGCATTATCTATCTTCGGAGACCATCAAGATATATATGCTGCTAGACAAACTGGATTTGCTATGTTAGCAACTAACTCAGTTCAAGAAGTTATGGACCTTGCAGGAGTAGCTCACTTAGCAGCTATCAAAACAAGAATTCCTTTCATGCACTTCTTTGATGGATTCAGAACTTCTCACGAAATTCAAAAAGTAGAAGTTATTGACTATGAAGTTTTCAAAAACTTAATAGACATGAACGAAGTTCAAGCTTTCAGAGAAAGAGCTCTTAACCCTGAGCATCCAGTAACTAGAGGAACTGCTGAAAATGATGACATTTATTTCCAAGCTAGAGAAGCTCAAAATAAATTCTATGATGCAGTACCTGATGTAGTTGCTCACTACATGGCTGAAATTTCTAAAGCAACTGGAAGAGATTACAAACCTTTCAACTATTATGGAGCTCCAGATGCAGAAAGAATCATCATAGCTATGGGATCTATCTGCCCTATATCTGAAGAAACAATTGATTATTTAAATGCTAAAGGAGAAAAAGTTGGAATAGTTTCTGTTCACTTATTCAGACCATTCTCTGAAAAATATTTCTTTGATGTATTCCCTAAAACAGTTAAGAAAATAGCTGTATTAGATAGAACTAAAGAACCTGGATCAGTTGGAGAACCTTTATTACAAGATATCCAATCTATTTTCTACGGAAAAGAAAACGCTCCAGTAATCGTTGGAGGAAGATATGGACTATCTTCTAAAGATACTACACCTGCTCAAGTAGTTGCAGTATTTGAAAACTTAAAATTAGATCAACCTAAAAATAAATTTACTGTTGGTATCGTTGATGACGTTACTTTCACTTCACTAGAAGTTGGAGCACCTATATCTGTTACTAGCCCAGACGTTAAAGAATGTCTATTCTTTGGACTTGGAGCTGACGGTACAGTTGGAGCTAACAAAAACTCTATCAAAATCATTGGAGACAAAACTGATTTATATGCTCAAGGATACTTCGCATATGACTCTAAAAAATCAGGAGGAGTTACTAGATCTCACTTAAGATTTGGAAAAACTCCTATCAAAGCAAGTTACCTAATTTCTAACCCAAGTTTCGTTGCTTGTTCAGTACCAGCTTACTTACATCTATATGATATGACTTCAGGAATCAGAAAAGGTGGATCTTTCTTGATCAACTGTATTTGGTCTCCAGAAGAAGCTGTAAAAGAAATCCCAGCTAAAGTTAAAAAAGATTTAGCTAAAAATGGAGCTAGATTATTCATAATCAACGCTACTGCTCTAGCTGAAGAAATTGGATTAGGACAAAGAACTAATACAATCATGCAAGCTGCTTTCTTCAAACTAGCTGATATCATTCCATTTGAAGAAGCTCAACAATATATGAAAGACTACGCTAAAAAATCTTATGCTAAAAAAGGTGACGATATCGTTCAAATGAACTATAGCGCTATCGATAAAGGAGCAGAAGGATTAATCGAAGTTCCAGTAGATCCAGCTTGGGCTGATCTTGATGTTACTTGTGATTGCTCAGGACACGAACATGAAAACTGTTGTTGTGGAACTTGCAGCAGCGAAATGACTAAAACTGAGAAATTCGTAGAAAGAATTGCTAAACCAGTTAATGCTATAAAAGGATATGACTTACCAGTATCTGCATTTGATGGATACGAAGATGGTACTTTTGAAAACGGAACTTCTGCTTTCGAAAAAAGAGGAATCGCAGTTCACGTTCCTGTATGGATTGCTGAAAACTGTATCCAATGTAACCAATGTTCATATGTATGTCCTCACGCAGTTTTAAGACCATTCTTAATGACTGCTGAAGAAAAAGCAGCTTCTCCAGTTGAATTAAAAACTATAAAACCAATTGGAAAAGGATTAGAAGGATTTGAATATAGAATGCAAGTTTCTGCTCTAGATTGTACTGGATGTGGATCTTGTGCTAATACATGTCCTGCTAAAGAAAAAGCTCTAGTTATGAAACCTATTGCTGATTCTCTAGAGGCTGGAGAAGACAGAAAAGCTGGATACCTATTCAACAATGTTGAATACAGAAGCGACTTAATGTCTAAAGATACTGTAAAAGGATCTCAATTTGCTCAACCATTATTCGAATTCCACGGTGCTTGTCCAGGATGTGGAGAAACTCCATACCTTAAAGCAATCACTCAATTATTCGGAGACAGAATGATGATAGCTAATGCTACTGGATGTTCTTCAATATACAGTGGATCTGCTCCTGCTACTCCATATACAACTAACAAAAATGGACATGGACCATCATGGGCTTCATCTCTATTCGAAGACAATGCTGAATTCGGAATGGGAATGCACGTTGCAGTTGAAGCTATGAGAGATAGACTTCAAAACATAATGGAAGTAAATATGGATAAAGTTCCAGCAGAAGTTGCTGAACTATTCAAAGAATGGATTGAAAACAGATCATCAGCTGCTAAAACTCAAGAAGTTTCAGCTAAAATAATTGCTGCTCTTGAAGGAAAAGACTGTGAAATCTGTAAAGAAATCTTAAGCTTAAAACAATACTTAATCAAAAAATCTCAATGGATCTTCGGAGGAGACGGTTGGGCATATGACATCGGTTATGGTGGAGTTGACCACGTTTTAGCTTCTAATGAAGATATAAACATTGTAGTTCTAGATACAGAAGTTTACTCTAATACTGGAGGACAAGCTTCTAAATCAACACCTACAGGAGCAATTGCAAAATTCGCTGCTGCTGGTAAATCAGTTAAGAAAAAAGACCTTGCTGCTATAGCTATGTCTTATGGACATATCTATGTTGCACAAGTTTGTATGGGTGCAAATCAACAACAATACCTAAAAGCTCTTAAAGAGGCTGAAGCATATAATGGCCCATCTCTAATCATAGCTTATGCTCCATGTATCAACCACGGATTAAAGAAAGGTATGTCTAAAGTTCAAAACGAGATGAAACTTGCTACTGAATGTGGATACTGGCCAATCTTCAGATACAATCCAACTCTTGAAGCAGAAGGTAAAAACCCATTACAAATAGATTCTAAAGAACCTAACTGGGATAAATATGAAGAGTACTTATTAGGAGAAGTAAGATACGCTACTCTTTCTAAAGCTAACCCAGCTCACGCTAAAGAACTATTTGAATTAAACAAATTTGAAGCTCAAAGAAGATGGAGACAATATAACAGACTTGCTTCTATGGACTTTGCTTCTGAAAAAAAATAA
- a CDS encoding acetate/propionate family kinase produces the protein MKVLVINCGSSSLKYQLMNPETKEVFAKGLCERIGIDGSRMEYEVPAKDFEIEIKKPMPTHKEALELVINAIVDKENGVIASVEEVGAIGHRMVHGGETFASSVLLNEDVMKAVEENNDLAPLHNPANLMGVRTCMALMPGKPNVGVFDTAFHQTMPAKAYMYALPYEDYKDLKVRKYGFHGTSHLYVSETMREIMGNPEHSKIIVCHLGNGASMSAVVDGKCVDTSMGLTPLQGLMMGTRCGDIDPAAVLFIKNKRGLTDKEMDNRLNKESGILGIYGKSSDCRDMENGVAEGDERAILAEEMFIYKIKSYIGAYAAAMGGVDAICFAGGIGENAAGIRESVISGLEFMGAKIDKEVNSVRKKGNVKLSTEDSKVLVYKIPTNEELVIARDTYKIVAGK, from the coding sequence ATGAAAGTTTTAGTAATAAACTGTGGAAGTTCATCATTAAAATATCAATTGATGAACCCTGAAACTAAAGAAGTATTTGCAAAAGGACTTTGTGAAAGAATCGGAATTGATGGTTCTAGAATGGAATATGAAGTACCTGCTAAAGATTTTGAAATCGAAATCAAAAAACCTATGCCTACTCATAAAGAAGCATTAGAATTAGTAATCAACGCTATAGTTGATAAAGAAAACGGAGTTATCGCTTCTGTTGAAGAAGTTGGAGCTATCGGACATAGAATGGTACATGGTGGAGAAACATTTGCTTCATCAGTATTATTAAATGAAGATGTTATGAAAGCTGTTGAAGAAAACAATGACCTTGCACCTCTACACAACCCAGCTAACTTAATGGGTGTTAGAACTTGCATGGCTCTTATGCCTGGTAAACCTAATGTAGGAGTTTTTGATACTGCATTCCATCAAACAATGCCAGCAAAAGCATATATGTATGCTTTACCATATGAAGATTACAAAGATTTAAAAGTTAGAAAATATGGATTCCACGGAACATCTCATCTTTATGTTTCTGAAACAATGAGAGAGATCATGGGAAATCCTGAGCACTCTAAAATAATTGTTTGCCACTTAGGAAACGGAGCCTCTATGTCTGCTGTAGTAGATGGAAAATGCGTAGACACTTCAATGGGACTTACTCCATTACAAGGTCTTATGATGGGAACTAGATGTGGAGATATCGATCCTGCTGCTGTTCTATTCATCAAAAACAAAAGAGGATTAACTGATAAAGAAATGGATAACAGATTAAACAAAGAATCTGGAATATTGGGAATCTATGGAAAATCTTCTGACTGTAGAGATATGGAAAACGGTGTAGCTGAAGGAGACGAAAGAGCTATACTTGCTGAAGAAATGTTTATCTACAAAATCAAATCTTACATAGGAGCTTATGCTGCTGCTATGGGTGGAGTAGACGCAATCTGCTTCGCTGGAGGAATTGGAGAAAATGCTGCTGGAATAAGAGAATCTGTAATCAGTGGACTTGAATTCATGGGAGCAAAGATTGATAAAGAAGTTAACTCAGTTAGAAAAAAAGGAAATGTAAAACTTTCTACTGAAGATTCTAAAGTTTTAGTTTATAAAATACCTACAAATGAAGAGCTTGTAATAGCTAGAGATACTTATAAAATTGTTGCAGGAAAATAA
- the pta gene encoding phosphate acetyltransferase yields the protein MSFLVKIREKARTVGKTVVLPEGKDERVVTAAAKIVELGVAKPVVLGIKEDMERVANDLGISLKGVEIIEIANSPKLDEYATKFAELRAKKGMTFEKAKEIMSTDSNFYGAMMVKMKDADAMVSGSDSPTADVLRAGLQIIGTKPGIKTVSSMFVMELTERQETYGEVLLFGDCSVIPVPTSEQLADIAEASVVTAKNVVGMEGKVALMTFSTKGSANHPDIDVVKEAGNILKERGVTFPYEAEIQADAAIVKSVAMKKCPESKVAGSANILVFPNLAAGNIGYKLVQRLAGANAYGPLIQGLASPINDLSRGCSVDDIVNLVAITAVQAAE from the coding sequence TTGAGTTTTTTAGTTAAAATAAGAGAAAAAGCAAGAACAGTTGGTAAAACAGTTGTATTACCAGAAGGAAAAGATGAAAGAGTAGTTACTGCTGCGGCTAAAATAGTTGAATTAGGAGTAGCTAAACCTGTAGTTTTAGGAATTAAAGAAGATATGGAAAGAGTTGCTAACGACTTAGGAATATCTTTAAAAGGTGTAGAAATAATCGAAATCGCTAATTCTCCAAAATTAGACGAATATGCAACTAAATTTGCTGAATTAAGAGCAAAAAAAGGAATGACTTTTGAAAAAGCTAAAGAAATCATGTCAACTGATTCTAACTTCTATGGAGCTATGATGGTAAAAATGAAAGATGCTGATGCTATGGTATCTGGATCAGATTCACCTACAGCTGATGTATTAAGAGCTGGACTACAAATCATAGGAACTAAACCTGGAATAAAAACTGTTTCTTCTATGTTTGTTATGGAACTTACAGAAAGACAAGAAACTTATGGAGAAGTTTTACTATTTGGAGACTGTTCAGTTATCCCAGTTCCAACTTCTGAGCAATTAGCAGATATTGCTGAAGCTTCAGTTGTTACTGCTAAAAATGTAGTAGGAATGGAGGGAAAAGTTGCTTTAATGACTTTCTCAACTAAAGGTTCTGCAAACCACCCTGATATCGATGTAGTAAAAGAAGCTGGAAATATCTTAAAAGAAAGAGGAGTTACATTCCCTTACGAAGCTGAGATACAGGCTGATGCTGCTATCGTTAAATCAGTAGCAATGAAAAAATGTCCTGAGTCTAAAGTTGCTGGAAGTGCTAACATATTAGTTTTCCCTAACCTTGCAGCTGGAAACATTGGATACAAACTAGTTCAAAGATTAGCTGGTGCTAATGCTTATGGTCCATTAATTCAAGGACTTGCATCTCCTATCAATGACTTATCAAGAGGATGTTCAGTAGATGACATCGTAAACCTAGTAGCAATTACAGCAGTTCAAGCAGCTGAATAA